In Saprospiraceae bacterium, a genomic segment contains:
- a CDS encoding T9SS type A sorting domain-containing protein — protein MKKIIICILLFSSFNCWGQRKAQFEMSFYFQDASGNKDTIVFRADSSIIDEITFDDDWNPEWGEIIDNSPFDSTFEVRAQPKFAIGGDFYQNIILTANDVDQPDGCIVPNPLLIFVYTKNWPVTMTWDRSYFRNHPCLYGSVGSPDSYYSQKWLFNDPVPIREVACLANNKTYTKDLRPELLEKNFELPFITQHIILGRGKQYITAIGIDFGPPYFHLCDSLTETNDVNSDNYSIQPTITQDKLRIISSNLDNKECFIVSSEGQIIKQLIFSDDDHIIDVSNLVSGLYLLHIRNSKGILRTKMFIKW, from the coding sequence ATGAAAAAAATAATAATTTGTATCCTGCTTTTTTCTTCTTTCAATTGTTGGGGGCAGAGGAAAGCCCAATTTGAAATGAGTTTTTATTTTCAAGATGCGAGTGGAAATAAAGACACAATTGTATTTAGAGCCGATTCCTCTATAATTGATGAAATTACATTTGATGATGATTGGAATCCAGAATGGGGAGAAATAATTGATAATTCTCCATTTGATTCTACATTTGAAGTTAGGGCACAACCAAAATTTGCCATTGGTGGTGATTTTTATCAAAACATTATACTTACAGCCAATGATGTTGATCAGCCCGACGGATGCATTGTTCCTAATCCACTTTTAATATTTGTATATACTAAAAATTGGCCTGTTACGATGACATGGGATCGATCTTACTTTAGAAATCATCCTTGTTTGTATGGAAGTGTTGGTTCACCAGATAGTTATTATTCTCAAAAATGGTTGTTCAATGATCCAGTACCAATCCGAGAAGTAGCATGCCTCGCAAACAATAAAACCTACACTAAAGATTTAAGGCCTGAATTGTTAGAAAAAAATTTTGAGCTTCCATTTATAACTCAGCATATAATTTTAGGACGAGGCAAGCAATACATTACAGCAATTGGTATAGATTTTGGGCCACCTTATTTTCATCTTTGTGATTCATTGACTGAAACGAATGATGTCAATAGCGATAATTATTCTATTCAACCTACCATTACACAAGATAAACTTAGAATTATATCATCAAATTTAGATAATAAGGAATGTTTCATTGTAAGCTCAGAAGGGCAAATAATAAAACAGTTAATATTTTCTGATGATGATCACATTATTGATGTAAGCAATTTGGTTTCAGGATTATATTTGTTGCACATAAGAAATTCAAAAGGTATTCTTCGAACAAAAATGTTTATAAAATGGTAA
- a CDS encoding four helix bundle protein — MLGDYKRLIVYQKAFELAMQIFELSKKFTAEEKYSLTDQVRRSSRSVCKNIAEAYRKRRYPAHFISKLSDVDMENSETNVWLEFSIKGNYLNEEQSVKLFSANEEIGKLLQHMMKYPSKFGVIKV, encoded by the coding sequence ATGTTGGGTGATTATAAAAGATTAATTGTTTATCAAAAGGCGTTCGAATTGGCTATGCAAATATTTGAATTATCAAAAAAATTTACTGCAGAAGAAAAATATAGTTTAACTGATCAGGTGAGAAGATCATCGAGGTCTGTGTGCAAAAATATTGCTGAAGCATATAGAAAAAGAAGGTATCCGGCACATTTTATCTCTAAATTATCCGATGTAGATATGGAAAATTCAGAAACAAATGTTTGGTTGGAATTTTCGATAAAGGGTAATTATCTAAATGAGGAACAAAGTGTAAAATTATTTTCAGCAAATGAAGAAATTGGTAAACTTTTACAGCACATGATGAAATACCCATCTAAATTTGGTGTAATTAAAGTCTAA
- a CDS encoding succinate dehydrogenase/fumarate reductase iron-sulfur subunit, translating to MNLNLKIWRQSNPNAKGGFDKYEVNANEHMSFLEMLDVLNEQLIAERKDPVAFDHDCREGICGACSMVINGRPHGPNSGTTTCQLHMRFFKEGDEIVIEPFRAKSFPVVKDLVVDRSAFDRIIQAGGFISVNTGQAIDGNAIPVQRDLASKSFDAAACIGCGACVAACPNGSAMLFVAAKVSHLGLLPQGKIEHSRRVQNMVKQMDEEGFGNCSNVGACEAECPKEISLENIARLNRSLIGAALSSD from the coding sequence ATGAATCTAAATCTAAAAATCTGGCGCCAATCAAACCCAAATGCAAAAGGTGGTTTTGATAAATATGAAGTAAATGCCAACGAGCATATGTCATTTTTGGAAATGCTCGATGTTTTAAACGAACAATTGATAGCCGAAAGAAAAGATCCGGTGGCTTTTGATCATGATTGTAGAGAAGGGATCTGTGGAGCCTGCAGTATGGTGATTAATGGCCGTCCGCATGGACCTAATTCCGGAACGACAACCTGTCAGTTGCACATGCGGTTTTTTAAAGAAGGTGACGAAATCGTTATTGAACCCTTTCGGGCTAAATCATTTCCGGTGGTGAAAGATTTGGTAGTCGACAGATCGGCTTTTGACCGGATCATTCAAGCCGGTGGATTTATTTCTGTAAATACAGGCCAGGCCATTGATGGAAATGCCATACCCGTACAAAGAGATCTCGCCTCCAAATCCTTCGATGCTGCAGCATGTATTGGCTGCGGGGCCTGTGTTGCTGCTTGTCCGAATGGCTCAGCTATGCTTTTTGTCGCTGCTAAGGTTTCTCATCTGGGTTTATTACCACAAGGAAAAATTGAGCATTCCAGGCGCGTTCAGAATATGGTCAAGCAAATGGATGAAGAGGGATTTGGAAACTGCAGTAACGTAGGTGCTTGTGAAGCCGAGTGTCCGAAGGAAATCAGCCTTGAAAACATAGCCAGATTAAACAGAAGTTTGATTGGAGCAGCGCTCAGTTCAGACTGA
- a CDS encoding bifunctional hydroxymethylpyrimidine kinase/phosphomethylpyrimidine kinase, producing the protein MSILTIGTMAFDSIHTPFGSVEKVIGGACTYISWAASYWYKDINLVSIIGDDFPEEEIRALKNRGVNMDGLVRVAGKKSFYWAGKYHADMNNRDTLVTDLNVLADFNPVLPERYKNSQFIMLGNLTPDIQLSVLDQLTHKPKLIVLDTMNFWMDNAMDTLKKVISRVDLLTINDEEARQLSGEHSLVRAANKIHEMGPAFLVIKKGEHGALLFHNGQIFFAPGLPVSDVIDPTGAGDSFAGGMIGYLARTGDLSFSNMKTAIIYGSTMASFCVEEFSLSKLRNLSQEEIHERIRQFEQLSTFDVKELPVMNG; encoded by the coding sequence ATGAGCATACTGACTATAGGTACAATGGCATTTGATTCCATTCATACCCCTTTTGGATCCGTCGAAAAAGTCATAGGCGGCGCTTGTACTTACATTAGCTGGGCTGCTTCATACTGGTATAAAGACATTAATCTGGTGTCGATTATTGGAGATGACTTTCCTGAGGAAGAGATCCGGGCTTTAAAAAATCGCGGGGTAAATATGGATGGCTTGGTCCGCGTTGCTGGAAAAAAATCGTTTTATTGGGCTGGAAAGTACCATGCGGATATGAATAATCGCGATACACTGGTGACAGATCTAAACGTACTGGCAGATTTCAATCCCGTTTTACCTGAGCGTTATAAAAACAGCCAATTTATAATGTTGGGAAATCTAACACCCGATATTCAACTTTCCGTTTTAGATCAACTTACCCATAAGCCAAAGCTCATTGTTTTAGATACCATGAATTTCTGGATGGACAATGCCATGGACACCTTGAAAAAAGTGATTTCCCGCGTAGATTTATTGACCATCAACGACGAAGAAGCCCGGCAATTATCAGGCGAGCACAGTCTCGTTAGAGCAGCTAATAAAATACATGAAATGGGTCCGGCTTTTTTGGTGATTAAAAAAGGTGAACATGGAGCCTTACTCTTTCACAACGGACAAATATTTTTTGCACCCGGACTCCCGGTTTCGGATGTAATCGATCCTACCGGAGCCGGCGACAGCTTTGCTGGTGGCATGATTGGGTATCTGGCCCGTACAGGAGATCTGAGTTTCTCAAATATGAAAACCGCCATCATCTATGGCTCAACGATGGCCTCGTTTTGTGTAGAAGAATTCAGCTTGAGTAAACTTCGCAACTTAAGCCAGGAAGAAATCCACGAGCGCATCCGCCAGTTCGAACAACTATCAACTTTCGACGTAAAAGAATTACCTGTCATGAATGGGTAA
- a CDS encoding helix-turn-helix transcriptional regulator — MKNKVKVYRAMNNISQEELAQALGVSRQSIYAIETSKYIPSTLLALKMASYFLCSVEELFEVEEGD; from the coding sequence ATGAAAAACAAAGTCAAGGTTTATAGGGCCATGAATAATATTTCTCAGGAGGAATTGGCTCAAGCACTGGGTGTGAGTCGTCAGAGTATCTATGCGATTGAAACGTCGAAGTACATACCGTCTACTTTATTAGCGCTCAAAATGGCGAGCTACTTTTTGTGTTCGGTTGAGGAGTTGTTTGAGGTGGAAGAGGGAGATTAG
- the rlmN gene encoding 23S rRNA (adenine(2503)-C(2))-methyltransferase RlmN, translating to MENLKKDLLNISPEDLQSCLSEMGWEKFRHKQLQEWLWKRAVRDFESMSNLSKTQRQQLSEQFFIPALTMDKQQESSDGTMKFRFRTYDGFPIESVLIPVEDDKRFTICVSSQSGCSLSCAFCATGTMGLLRQLTASEIADQFYAVNSVCEQKYGRPLSNVVYMGMGEPLLNYKNVMKSIEILCAKEGLALSPKRITLSTAGISKMIKKLADDGSKVNLALSLHAADDLKRNKMMAINESNNLNSLMEALRYFYKKTGNRISYEYIAFEGFNDTVSDAKNLIRMCSHFPVKVNIIEYNPVKGMDFIKSTEDHINSFAKEVRKHGIMITVRRSRGKDIDAACGQLAVEKEGS from the coding sequence ATGGAAAATCTTAAAAAAGACCTGTTAAATATAAGTCCGGAGGACCTGCAAAGCTGCCTGAGTGAGATGGGTTGGGAAAAATTCAGACACAAACAACTTCAGGAATGGTTATGGAAAAGAGCCGTCAGGGATTTTGAAAGTATGTCTAATTTGTCTAAAACCCAAAGACAACAATTATCTGAGCAGTTTTTTATTCCTGCACTCACCATGGATAAACAGCAGGAGAGTTCGGATGGAACTATGAAATTCAGATTTCGCACTTATGATGGATTTCCCATAGAATCTGTATTGATCCCTGTTGAAGACGATAAGCGGTTTACGATTTGTGTTTCTTCTCAATCGGGTTGCAGCCTCAGTTGTGCATTTTGTGCAACCGGAACCATGGGATTACTGCGTCAACTCACTGCATCTGAAATTGCAGATCAATTTTATGCGGTGAATTCTGTTTGTGAGCAGAAATATGGCAGACCGCTAAGCAACGTCGTGTATATGGGCATGGGTGAACCTTTGCTCAACTATAAAAATGTCATGAAGAGTATTGAAATCTTGTGCGCAAAGGAAGGGCTTGCTCTTTCTCCAAAACGTATCACCTTATCAACCGCAGGAATTTCTAAAATGATTAAAAAACTTGCAGATGATGGCAGCAAAGTTAATTTAGCCTTGTCCTTGCATGCTGCCGATGATCTCAAAAGAAATAAAATGATGGCCATCAACGAGAGTAACAATCTGAACAGCCTCATGGAAGCCCTGCGCTATTTTTATAAAAAAACCGGAAACCGGATAAGCTATGAATATATCGCCTTCGAAGGATTTAACGATACGGTTTCCGATGCCAAAAATCTCATTCGGATGTGTTCGCATTTTCCGGTAAAAGTCAACATCATTGAATACAATCCGGTGAAAGGAATGGATTTTATAAAATCTACCGAAGATCACATCAACAGCTTCGCTAAGGAAGTTCGCAAACACGGCATTATGATTACGGTTCGAAGAAGCAGGGGAAAAGATATTGATGCCGCTTGCGGACAGTTGGCGGTGGAAAAGGAGGGTAGTTAA
- a CDS encoding DUF3089 domain-containing protein, with amino-acid sequence MKRNFRFWIYGLMGLFMLSSCAATKPKNAFEYYTLPDSPNYALPENWAAWPGKKDLADTTPLGLRDQQQISQADVFFIHPTSFLNKRGHDQWNAEINNSKVNQITDEGAIQYQATIFNEVGRIYAPRYRQAHFEAFFTEDTASARKSLLLAYTDVKAAFDYFLEKENQGRPIILAGHSQGALHMIRLLQDYFDKPDSMRNKLVVAYAVGWPIPKDEFRFLKACEYPEGTGCICSWRSFKMGHKPKHIKNEAEVIITNPLNWKTTEDYISKEFNLGAVLDGFDKSPVIGMSGARIYKGILWVDKPKFKFSFLYPFANFHRGDLNIFYMNVRENVKTRLNSFWR; translated from the coding sequence ATGAAGCGAAATTTTCGATTTTGGATCTATGGTTTAATGGGATTATTCATGCTGAGCAGCTGTGCAGCTACCAAACCCAAAAATGCTTTTGAATACTATACACTTCCCGATTCACCCAATTATGCCCTTCCAGAGAATTGGGCGGCCTGGCCGGGGAAAAAGGATTTGGCAGATACAACGCCCCTTGGATTAAGAGACCAGCAGCAGATTTCGCAAGCTGATGTCTTTTTTATTCATCCTACCAGTTTCCTGAATAAAAGAGGGCATGATCAATGGAACGCTGAAATAAACAATAGTAAAGTCAACCAAATAACTGATGAAGGAGCTATTCAGTATCAGGCGACGATATTCAATGAAGTGGGCAGAATTTATGCACCCCGGTATCGCCAGGCCCACTTTGAGGCATTTTTTACGGAAGATACTGCATCAGCCAGAAAATCATTACTCCTGGCCTATACAGATGTTAAAGCTGCGTTTGATTATTTCTTAGAAAAAGAAAACCAGGGAAGGCCTATTATTCTTGCCGGACATAGTCAGGGCGCCTTACATATGATCAGGTTGCTTCAGGATTATTTTGACAAACCAGACAGCATGCGCAACAAATTGGTCGTCGCTTACGCGGTCGGTTGGCCTATTCCCAAAGATGAATTCCGCTTTTTAAAAGCATGCGAATACCCCGAAGGAACCGGTTGCATTTGCAGCTGGCGAAGCTTTAAAATGGGCCACAAACCCAAACACATCAAAAATGAAGCAGAGGTCATAATTACCAATCCTTTAAATTGGAAAACCACTGAAGATTACATTTCAAAGGAATTCAACCTGGGAGCCGTATTGGATGGCTTCGACAAGTCTCCGGTAATTGGTATGTCAGGTGCAAGGATTTACAAAGGCATCCTTTGGGTAGACAAACCCAAATTCAAATTCAGCTTTTTGTATCCCTTTGCCAATTTTCATCGCGGAGATTTGAATATCTTTTACATGAACGTTCGCGAAAATGTGAAGACGCGATTGAATTCTTTTTGGAGATAA
- a CDS encoding proline iminopeptidase-family hydrolase has protein sequence MKNKIYHFIGILGLMLVSIHCTEVKKENLVEQSNSYFENQDSGIQTGGIKIITIQTAKDSFKVWTKRIGNHPNIKVLLLHGGPGATHEYFECVENFFPKEGIEFIYYDQLGSAFSDQPKDTSLWNINRFVDELEQVRLALGLDKSNFYLLGHSWGGWLAQQYALKYNEHLKGLIISNAMSSSPAYGKYAQEVLGPQLDSAVLQEIRDLEAKKDFENPRYMDLLMPHFYNKFICRIPLETWPDPILRAFKNLNHQIYIMMQGPSEFGMSGNLEKWDIGTELKNISAPTLVIAGKYDTMDPEHLKWMSQQVQNGSYLYCENGSHMSLYDDQQTYMNGLIHFIKAVDKGEMKVKF, from the coding sequence ATGAAAAATAAAATTTATCACTTCATTGGCATACTTGGATTAATGCTTGTGAGTATTCACTGTACTGAGGTAAAAAAGGAAAACTTAGTTGAACAATCAAACAGCTATTTTGAAAATCAAGACTCCGGCATCCAAACCGGAGGAATAAAAATCATTACAATCCAAACTGCAAAAGATTCATTTAAAGTGTGGACCAAAAGGATTGGCAATCATCCAAATATAAAAGTTTTGTTATTACATGGTGGCCCCGGAGCGACTCATGAATATTTTGAATGCGTAGAAAACTTCTTTCCAAAAGAAGGCATTGAATTTATTTATTACGATCAGTTGGGTTCCGCATTTTCTGATCAACCCAAGGATACCTCCTTATGGAATATAAATCGTTTTGTGGATGAACTTGAGCAAGTGCGGCTTGCACTTGGATTGGACAAAAGTAATTTCTATCTTTTGGGGCATTCCTGGGGTGGTTGGCTGGCACAGCAATATGCATTAAAGTATAACGAACACCTGAAAGGACTGATCATCTCCAATGCCATGAGCAGTTCCCCGGCGTATGGAAAATATGCACAAGAAGTTTTAGGCCCCCAGTTAGATTCTGCAGTGTTGCAAGAGATCCGGGATTTGGAAGCGAAAAAAGATTTTGAAAACCCCAGGTATATGGACTTGTTGATGCCGCATTTTTACAATAAATTCATTTGTAGAATTCCTTTGGAAACATGGCCAGATCCCATTCTAAGAGCTTTCAAAAATTTGAATCATCAGATCTACATTATGATGCAGGGTCCCAGTGAATTTGGAATGTCAGGCAATCTTGAAAAATGGGACATTGGCACTGAATTAAAAAACATAAGTGCACCAACCTTAGTGATCGCCGGTAAATACGACACCATGGATCCCGAACATTTGAAATGGATGTCACAACAAGTACAAAATGGAAGTTATCTGTATTGTGAAAATGGCAGTCATATGAGTTTATACGATGATCAGCAGACCTATATGAATGGCCTGATCCATTTTATAAAAGCGGTTGACAAAGGAGAAATGAAAGTCAAATTTTAA
- a CDS encoding nuclear transport factor 2 family protein: MKFNKFLLLLISGVLSCEAPVNKARIKAEILKTEEDFMKMASEQSISEAFYYFADSNAVIKRENDTLVQGKDAIRRYYEAKKLEGARVEWSPDFVAISDCGNMAYTYGKYIWKIVDSKDSVIEYRGIFQTIWKRQEDQQWKYVWD, encoded by the coding sequence ATGAAGTTCAATAAGTTTTTATTATTACTGATTTCAGGAGTTTTGTCATGTGAGGCCCCTGTAAACAAAGCAAGGATAAAGGCAGAAATTTTAAAGACAGAGGAAGATTTTATGAAAATGGCTTCTGAGCAAAGTATCTCTGAAGCTTTTTATTATTTTGCCGACTCCAATGCCGTAATCAAAAGAGAAAATGATACTCTTGTTCAGGGAAAAGATGCCATCCGGCGATATTATGAAGCTAAAAAATTAGAAGGTGCGCGTGTAGAATGGTCACCGGACTTTGTCGCTATTTCCGATTGTGGAAACATGGCTTATACTTATGGAAAATATATCTGGAAGATTGTCGATTCCAAGGATTCCGTTATTGAGTACAGAGGCATATTTCAAACGATTTGGAAAAGACAAGAAGACCAACAGTGGAAATACGTGTGGGACTAA